TTAACGGTAAAATATTTGAGTGGGACAAAACGACTGAAACTGAGGAACGCCTGGCCATACAGAAAACGGAGGTTATACATCTGGCCGATTACCTGGACGGAAACATTCAGAACAGTCAATATGTTTTATGGCGACTATATTCCTTTTCGCACTTGCCTGTGGAGGTCATCAGTTCCGTGTATGAGGAATTGCTGACCGACAGCAAAGATATTGTGTATACTCCGGAAATGATTGTCAGTACGCTGGTGGATGAATGTATGCCTTTGAAGAGCCCAAAGCAAGACTTTAAGCTAATCGACGTGAGTTGCGGTTCTGGCATATTCCTGGTCAAAAGTTATAAAAGGATAGTGCAGTGGTGGCGATATGAACAGTGGTTAAAACATGGAGAATTGGTAAAGCCGCCCTTATCTGTTTTAAGGGAGTTACTTTTAAAAAGCATTCATGGAATTGATATAGAGCCTGATGCTATCCGTCTTTCGATATTCAGCTTGGCCCTTGCCATTTTAGATGAGGTTAACCTTGACCCACCTACTTGGGGGAAATTGAAATTCCCGGATTTAAGCGAAAATATTGTCACTCAGGATTTCTTCCGTTTTATCATTTCCGAACCAGGAAATGATTTCGCGCTGGTAATTGGGAATCCTCCCTTTAATCTACAATCGATCAACGGCAAGGAACCCGATCGTACCAAGTTTTTTAAGAACCTGAAAAATAAAACAGGTTATAAGACTGAAATCAGCATACCAGACGAAAATCCTGCGCTTCATTTCTTGGTGCAATCAATGAAGTTACTTAAACAGGATGGTCTGTTGTGCCTTATACAGCCGTCCGGGCCATTATTGTATAAGGATGCTCCCTTGTTTAAAAATCACCTTTTCTCTAAGTATAATTTGTTACAGGTCATCGATTTTACCAAACTCGCAGATAAGCTCTGGGGAAGGAAAAATGTGGCTACTGCGGCTGTTTTCCTGCAAAATGCCGCACCTGATGCTGAGGCGGTATTACATCTTATTGGCAATCGAACATTTTCTAATTCTAACAGACTCTTTTTAGAATTTGATCGTTATGATTTTAATTTTATCAGTAAGGAGGCAGTTTTATCTAATCCCTACATCTGGAAAGCCAATTTATTAGGGGGCGGGCGTTTGGGGCAGTTAATTGATCGCTTGGCCGCAATGCCTACGCTTGGGCAGTTTTTGAAAGAAAAGGTAAAATCCGGGAATTGGAAATATGGAGAGGGTTATACTATCGGTAACAAAAAGCACCATGCCGATTTTATTCAGCACATGGTTTCCGTTAAACCTGAACACTTTCAAGAGTCTGGTGTGAGCAAAACTTCGATAGAAACTGAAGGCTATTTTGAGGCACCGCGAGAAAAGTCAAAAGAGATTTACTTAAAGCCGCATATCTTAATAAAAGAGAATATTGGTAAGCATAAGATTCCGATAGATTTTCTGACCCAAGATGCCGTATTTAGTCATGAAATTATCGGCATCCATGCTCCAGAAAGTGAAGTCGAACTATTGAAGGAAGTTTATCAACTATTCGTTACCAATAATTCACTATACCGTTTTTTTATATTAGTGACAAGTAACAGAGTTCTTGTTGGCCGGGCAACGGCAATTCTCAAAAAGGATATTGACAGTTTGCCTTTTTCGCTGGATCATCGGTTACTTTCGACGAGCCTTGCAGAAAAAATACTAATCGAAGATGTGCTTTCCTGCCAGTTGAGCCGTTCACAAAATCAATTTGAAGACACTGCTAAACCTGCTTTGGTTGCTTTTGCTGAGGTCTTTTGTAAAACACTCAATAGCGTTTATCAAAACAATGGAAAATCCTTTCAATTATTTAAAATAATCGATGCTGGGAAATATTATGCTATACACTTTGAATATACAGCAGATGAAACGATGCCAGAATTTGAAGAGACGAATAACCTGGAGCGATATATTCATGAGATAATTCCTTCTTCAAAGGAAAAGGGCCAAAGTACATCAATTCAACGTATTTTAAAGATCTATGGAAAGGATCGCCTGATCCTCGTTAAACCGAAACATCAGCGCTACTGGCTTCGATCAATTGCGTTAAGAGATGCAGACG
The genomic region above belongs to Mucilaginibacter sp. KACC 22773 and contains:
- a CDS encoding Eco57I restriction-modification methylase domain-containing protein; the protein is MSTTLFEQGIQDLNFTFIEESGNSGVLLTNNYQNLEKALASPDVLFALETAKSKFNADAVYFRFFQDGRASVPQLYIFDFTQRSLTEAEKNRIHVQMWNGYQVPAYLIIEKFSVSIFDSREKPKENLTSYASEIIRLTGTAIKDFKAQSFDDGLFWEEQDEKKHFKFEQSATKDLIRGLKQVYKSFQEESGLNRHVALKLLVQCLLIKYLEERDEDSASGYFAGTYFKRNFQCDNFCDTIRKGKLLNLLDQLSKDFNGKIFEWDKTTETEERLAIQKTEVIHLADYLDGNIQNSQYVLWRLYSFSHLPVEVISSVYEELLTDSKDIVYTPEMIVSTLVDECMPLKSPKQDFKLIDVSCGSGIFLVKSYKRIVQWWRYEQWLKHGELVKPPLSVLRELLLKSIHGIDIEPDAIRLSIFSLALAILDEVNLDPPTWGKLKFPDLSENIVTQDFFRFIISEPGNDFALVIGNPPFNLQSINGKEPDRTKFFKNLKNKTGYKTEISIPDENPALHFLVQSMKLLKQDGLLCLIQPSGPLLYKDAPLFKNHLFSKYNLLQVIDFTKLADKLWGRKNVATAAVFLQNAAPDAEAVLHLIGNRTFSNSNRLFLEFDRYDFNFISKEAVLSNPYIWKANLLGGGRLGQLIDRLAAMPTLGQFLKEKVKSGNWKYGEGYTIGNKKHHADFIQHMVSVKPEHFQESGVSKTSIETEGYFEAPREKSKEIYLKPHILIKENIGKHKIPIDFLTQDAVFSHEIIGIHAPESEVELLKEVYQLFVTNNSLYRFFILVTSNRVLVGRATAILKKDIDSLPFSLDHRLLSTSLAEKILIEDVLSCQLSRSQNQFEDTAKPALVAFAEVFCKTLNSVYQNNGKSFQLFKIIDAGKYYAIHFEYTADETMPEFEETNNLERYIHEIIPSSKEKGQSTSIQRILKIYGKDRLILVKPKHQRYWLRSIALRDADETFADYVKARYYAEG